The window ATGTATACACATGAAATAACCCATTAATCAGCGCCCACTAAACCCTAAATTTTTTTTATCCCTACCAATTTGTCCAACTTTAATTTTTTTTATTCGACCTCGATTAATGTAACTTCACCAAGACTCCCTTCTACATGAAAATGGCAGTCAGTGAACTTTTCTGCTGCGTAAATATTGGTGAGGGTATGATTGGTGAGTCTGGATATCTTAACTGAAGATGAACCACTGATGGCCATATAAGGAATGATCTGATCACCCATATACTGATCAAGGGCAGCACCTCGTGATAAGTATGATAAAATTTCGGTTGCAGCTTCCCTTCCAACTATTTCTGCTGGTTTGCCTGGTTTTCCCAGGCTGCTGGCCCCAACACGGGGAATGTTTTTGCCTTTATACTCACTCCAGAGCACCAGTCCTGATCCTGGGCTTAAACCATTATCATCTGATTTTACTTCGATTTCAACTTCAAAACCTGCAGAACGAAGAGTTTTTTGAGCAGAATCTGCCTGGCGGATTGCAACATGCCGAGGTAGTCGGGTAGAATGAGATATTCCCTTAATCACATCCACCTTCAGTTCGTGGATAGTTAATGGTTTTAACTTCCCCACAGGTTTTGTAATAGCCCGAATTAAACCTCCACCGCGGGGATAGTGTCCTCTGTTTAGTAATTCAAGTTTTACAGATGCCCCCATGGATCGCAATATGGGTAAGGTTACATGAGAAAGATAATCTACTGATGGTGCCCATTGGACATCGGTTCCTCCCTTAATCTCAATTTCCACTGTTTCCGGTGCAAACAAGGCCGGTATTATCAGAGCCTGCAGTATCAAAGAGGTGCTGCCTGCAGTCTGAACATCCACCTTGATTTTTCCACCCCTTAACTGGCCAGGTATAAATGTTATCTGGGTTGAACCCAGTTTCAATCCATTAACCTGGGCACCGGAAAG is drawn from Methanobacterium petrolearium and contains these coding sequences:
- the rtcA gene encoding RNA 3'-terminal phosphate cyclase, which gives rise to MKKMIEIDGSFQEGGGALLRVSAALSALTGKAFHMENIRVRRPKPGMMMQHFSAARAIANLSGAQVNGLKLGSTQITFIPGQLRGGKIKVDVQTAGSTSLILQALIIPALFAPETVEIEIKGGTDVQWAPSVDYLSHVTLPILRSMGASVKLELLNRGHYPRGGGLIRAITKPVGKLKPLTIHELKVDVIKGISHSTRLPRHVAIRQADSAQKTLRSAGFEVEIEVKSDDNGLSPGSGLVLWSEYKGKNIPRVGASSLGKPGKPAEIVGREAATEILSYLSRGAALDQYMGDQIIPYMAISGSSSVKISRLTNHTLTNIYAAEKFTDCHFHVEGSLGEVTLIEVE